A window of Amycolatopsis australiensis contains these coding sequences:
- a CDS encoding superoxide dismutase, translating to MARYELPDLDYDYGALAPHISGEINELHHSKHHATYVKGANDTLEKLEAAREANDFGSIVGLETTLAFNLAGHANHVVWWKILSPEGGDKPTGELAAAIDEAFGSFDKFKAQFTAVSTTIQGNGWGALSWDPIGKTLITQQLRDHHNNLILPTVPILLVDVWEHAFYLDYKNVKPDYVKALWNIFNWAEISKRFDNAVAGGNGLLLG from the coding sequence ATGGCCCGCTACGAGCTGCCCGATCTCGACTACGACTACGGCGCCCTCGCGCCGCACATCTCCGGCGAGATCAACGAGCTGCACCACAGCAAGCACCACGCGACCTACGTCAAGGGCGCGAACGACACGCTCGAGAAGCTCGAAGCCGCCCGCGAAGCGAACGACTTCGGCTCGATCGTCGGCCTGGAGACCACGCTGGCCTTCAACCTGGCCGGCCACGCCAACCACGTCGTGTGGTGGAAGATCCTGTCGCCGGAAGGCGGCGACAAGCCGACCGGCGAGCTGGCCGCGGCGATCGACGAGGCGTTCGGCTCCTTCGACAAGTTCAAGGCGCAGTTCACCGCCGTCTCGACGACGATCCAGGGCAACGGCTGGGGCGCGCTCTCCTGGGACCCGATCGGCAAGACGCTGATCACCCAGCAGCTGCGCGACCACCACAACAACCTGATCCTGCCGACCGTGCCGATCCTGCTGGTCGACGTCTGGGAGCACGCGTTCTACCTGGACTACAAGAACGTGAAGCCGGACTACGTCAAGGCCCTGTGGAACATCTTCAACTGGGCCGAGATCAGCAAGCGCTTCGACAACGCCGTCGCCGGCGGCAACGGCCTGCTGCTCGGCTGA
- a CDS encoding glutaminyl-peptide cyclotransferase, translating to MRTPILTTLLLAAALGGCAGAPAQETGPEQLTVQVVSTLPHDPAAFTEGLEFAGDTLYESTGLAGQSTLTAGPAGGPPTTKVALPAPLFGEGVTVLGPTLWQLTWQDGFAIERDAKTLAELRRVPYQGEGWGLCHQDGGRLVMSNGSSWLTFRDPRTFAVTGSVDVGRDQLNELECVGGDVYANVWHSDTILRIDAATGRVTGTIDAGPLRAQVNTTSSEEVLNGIAAVPGSGDFLLTGKQWPVTFRVRFVPKHA from the coding sequence GTGCGCACGCCGATCCTCACCACGCTGCTGCTGGCCGCCGCCCTCGGGGGCTGCGCCGGCGCGCCCGCCCAGGAGACCGGCCCCGAACAGCTCACCGTCCAGGTCGTCTCGACCCTGCCGCACGACCCCGCCGCCTTCACCGAAGGTCTCGAGTTCGCCGGCGACACGCTCTACGAGAGCACCGGTCTCGCCGGGCAGTCGACGCTCACCGCCGGCCCGGCCGGCGGGCCGCCCACCACGAAGGTCGCGCTCCCCGCGCCGCTCTTCGGCGAGGGCGTCACCGTGCTTGGCCCGACGCTGTGGCAGCTCACCTGGCAGGACGGCTTCGCCATCGAACGCGACGCCAAGACCCTCGCCGAGCTGCGCCGCGTGCCTTACCAGGGCGAAGGCTGGGGCCTCTGCCACCAGGACGGCGGACGGCTCGTGATGAGCAACGGCTCGTCGTGGCTGACCTTCCGCGACCCGCGGACCTTCGCCGTCACCGGCAGCGTGGACGTCGGCCGCGACCAGCTCAACGAACTCGAGTGCGTCGGCGGCGACGTCTACGCAAACGTTTGGCACAGCGACACGATCCTGCGGATCGACGCCGCCACCGGGCGCGTCACCGGCACGATCGACGCAGGTCCGCTGCGTGCGCAGGTGAACACGACCAGCAGCGAGGAGGTGCTCAACGGCATCGCGGCCGTGCCCGGCAGCGGCGACTTCCTGCTCACGGGGAAGCAGTGGCCGGTCACGTTCCGGGTGAGGTTCGTCCCGAAGCACGCCTGA
- a CDS encoding arylamine N-acetyltransferase family protein: protein MDVDAYLDRLGVARPAAADLATLRHLQERHLATVPFENLSIHLGEHVVLAEDALFDKIVRRRRGGFCYELNGLFAALLRELGYRASLHAAQVFHADGTPGPPLDHAAIVVTLDEPWLVDVGFGRFSRYPLRLSGVDAQPDPDGEFLLLDAPHGDVDVLLDGKPQYRLERRPRPLSDFVPMAWWQSTSPESHFTRSLTCSRPTSQGRVTLSGDKLIETVDGVRNEVVLPTEAAIRTAYRVYFGISLNRLPTPPGESPLTPGALQPDTAVQ, encoded by the coding sequence ATGGACGTCGACGCGTATCTGGACCGGCTGGGCGTGGCGCGGCCCGCGGCCGCGGACCTCGCGACCCTGCGTCACCTGCAGGAACGCCACCTGGCCACGGTCCCGTTCGAGAACCTGAGCATCCACCTCGGCGAGCACGTCGTGCTCGCCGAGGACGCGTTGTTCGACAAGATCGTGCGCCGGCGGCGCGGCGGATTCTGCTACGAGCTGAACGGCCTGTTCGCCGCGTTGCTGCGCGAGCTGGGCTACCGCGCGTCGCTGCACGCGGCGCAGGTCTTCCACGCGGACGGGACGCCCGGCCCGCCACTGGACCACGCGGCGATCGTCGTCACGCTGGACGAGCCATGGCTGGTCGACGTCGGGTTCGGCCGGTTCTCCCGGTATCCGCTGCGGCTGTCCGGAGTGGACGCCCAGCCCGACCCGGACGGCGAGTTCCTGCTGCTGGACGCACCCCACGGCGACGTCGACGTCCTGCTGGACGGCAAGCCGCAGTACCGGCTGGAGCGCCGGCCGCGGCCGCTGTCGGACTTCGTCCCGATGGCGTGGTGGCAGTCGACGTCACCCGAGTCGCACTTCACCCGCTCGCTGACGTGTTCGCGGCCGACCTCCCAGGGCCGGGTGACGTTGTCGGGCGACAAGCTGATCGAGACGGTCGACGGCGTCCGGAACGAGGTCGTGCTGCCGACGGAAGCCGCGATCCGCACGGCGTACCGCGTCTACTTCGGGATTTCGCTGAACCGCCTGCCCACTCCACCGGGCGAGAGTCCCTTGACGCCCGGCGCGCTCCAGCCGGACACTGCCGTGCAGTGA
- a CDS encoding MarR family winged helix-turn-helix transcriptional regulator, with product MSGDTHERSLASRLRLAVVRLNRRLRAQRVGDDLSLTQVAALSTLHKCGALTPGQLAAKEGVQPPSMTRVIAALEEMGFVERRPHPTDGRQAIVELSESGLAYVKKAISVREAWLDRQLAELGDEEREVLSKAAEIIDRMAGN from the coding sequence ATGTCCGGCGACACGCACGAACGCTCCTTGGCGAGCCGTCTGCGTCTCGCGGTGGTCCGGCTCAACCGCCGGCTGCGGGCACAGCGCGTCGGGGACGACCTCTCGCTGACGCAGGTCGCCGCGCTGTCCACCCTGCACAAGTGCGGTGCGCTGACCCCCGGTCAGCTCGCCGCGAAGGAAGGCGTCCAGCCACCTTCGATGACGAGGGTGATCGCCGCGCTCGAGGAGATGGGGTTCGTCGAGCGGCGCCCGCACCCGACCGATGGCAGGCAGGCCATCGTCGAGCTGTCCGAGAGCGGGCTGGCCTACGTGAAGAAGGCCATCTCCGTCCGGGAGGCGTGGCTGGACCGGCAATTGGCGGAACTCGGCGACGAAGAGCGTGAAGTGCTCTCCAAAGCCGCCGAAATCATCGACAGGATGGCGGGGAACTAA
- a CDS encoding DUF3027 domain-containing protein: MTLLLTLDDGSVQRKLADAVEFARAAVLEDAPEEQIGAHVGVTREDAVTASHLFEAQVPGYGGWRWSVTVALAGDDEPVTVSEVVLVPGPSALVAPAWVPWERRVRAGDLGVGDIFPTDENDPRLVPAYLQSDDPAVEEVAREAGLGRVHVLSRLGRTEAAARWHGGEFGPRSDMARSAPDVCGTCGFFVPLAGSLRGMFGVCGNEIAPADGHVVDVEYGCGAHSEVEVELTSSVPVAELVYDDSLLDFAPTPELEQPGVAEAAKAEREAVETAAAEPEAVETPAAEPVETAAAETPAAEPVETAAAERPAAEPVEPGAVETPAAEPETGIAESDVSSAEVEPEVAEVAAESVAEPVVAEVPEPAEAEPTQAEVTDAAAEPQAEPAATEPTPAEMTDAAAEPQADPATAEPAQANAAAEPRADEVAAEVPEPAEAEPTQVEVTDAVAEPQAEPAADAELAGVEPHEAAEQQAAEAVTEVPEPAEAESTPAEVTDAAAEPAVAESEAAPLKATGAEVSDVAAEPQAEPAADAELAGVEPHEAAEQQAAEAVTEVPEPVEVEPTQAEAPGDELPQAALTGTVVTQAGHPDEAQAEVDTPDEAAREQRGL; this comes from the coding sequence ATGACGCTGCTGCTGACCCTCGACGACGGTTCCGTGCAGCGCAAGCTCGCCGATGCGGTGGAGTTCGCGCGCGCGGCGGTGCTCGAAGACGCCCCGGAGGAGCAGATCGGTGCTCACGTGGGTGTCACCCGCGAGGACGCGGTCACGGCGAGTCACCTGTTCGAGGCGCAGGTACCGGGTTACGGCGGCTGGCGCTGGTCGGTGACGGTGGCACTGGCGGGCGACGACGAGCCGGTGACGGTCAGTGAAGTCGTGCTGGTGCCGGGCCCGTCGGCGCTGGTGGCCCCGGCATGGGTGCCGTGGGAGCGCCGGGTGCGCGCGGGCGACCTGGGCGTCGGCGACATCTTCCCGACGGACGAGAACGACCCCCGCCTGGTCCCGGCGTACCTCCAGTCGGACGACCCGGCGGTGGAGGAGGTGGCGCGCGAAGCGGGCCTGGGCCGGGTCCACGTGCTGTCCCGGTTGGGCCGCACGGAGGCGGCGGCACGTTGGCACGGCGGCGAGTTCGGCCCCCGGTCGGACATGGCCCGCAGCGCCCCGGACGTGTGCGGGACGTGCGGGTTCTTCGTGCCGCTGGCGGGTTCGCTGCGCGGGATGTTCGGAGTGTGCGGCAACGAGATAGCCCCGGCGGACGGCCACGTGGTGGACGTGGAGTACGGCTGCGGCGCGCACTCGGAGGTGGAGGTCGAGCTGACGTCCTCGGTGCCGGTGGCGGAGCTCGTGTACGACGATTCGCTGCTGGATTTCGCGCCGACGCCGGAGCTGGAGCAGCCGGGGGTAGCGGAGGCGGCGAAGGCGGAGCGGGAGGCGGTGGAGACGGCCGCGGCGGAGCCGGAGGCGGTGGAGACGCCTGCGGCGGAGCCGGTGGAGACGGCGGCAGCGGAGACGCCTGCGGCGGAGCCGGTGGAGACGGCGGCAGCGGAGAGGCCTGCAGCGGAGCCGGTGGAGCCAGGGGCGGTGGAGACGCCCGCGGCGGAGCCGGAGACGGGGATCGCGGAGTCGGACGTTTCGTCGGCGGAGGTGGAGCCGGAAGTAGCGGAGGTTGCCGCGGAGTCGGTGGCCGAGCCGGTGGTGGCCGAGGTGCCGGAGCCCGCCGAGGCGGAGCCGACCCAGGCCGAGGTAACGGATGCAGCGGCCGAGCCGCAGGCGGAGCCTGCGGCGACTGAGCCGACCCCGGCCGAGATGACTGATGCAGCGGCCGAGCCGCAGGCGGACCCTGCGACGGCCGAGCCGGCCCAGGCCAATGCGGCTGCGGAGCCGCGAGCCGACGAGGTCGCGGCCGAGGTGCCGGAGCCCGCCGAGGCGGAGCCAACTCAGGTCGAGGTGACCGATGCAGTCGCCGAGCCGCAGGCGGAGCCTGCGGCCGATGCTGAGCTAGCCGGTGTTGAGCCGCATGAGGCTGCCGAGCAGCAGGCCGCGGAGGCTGTGACTGAGGTGCCGGAGCCCGCCGAGGCGGAGTCGACTCCGGCCGAGGTCACCGATGCAGCCGCGGAGCCTGCGGTGGCTGAGTCGGAAGCAGCGCCGCTGAAGGCGACCGGGGCTGAAGTGTCTGATGTGGCCGCCGAGCCGCAGGCGGAGCCTGCGGCCGATGCTGAGCTAGCCGGTGTTGAGCCGCATGAGGCTGCCGAGCAGCAGGCCGCGGAGGCTGTGACTGAGGTGCCGGAGCCCGTCGAGGTGGAGCCCACCCAGGCTGAGGCTCCCGGCGACGAGCTGCCCCAGGCCGCTCTCACCGGCACCGTCGTCACCCAGGCCGGCCACCCCGACGAAGCCCAAGCCGAGGTCGACACCCCCGACGAAGCCGCCCGTGAGCAGCGTGGGCTCTGA
- a CDS encoding MFS transporter, with the protein MFASLRVRNYRLFFTGQVISNIGTWMQRIAQDWLVFTLSGNNPIALGVAVALQFAPTLFLSLWAGVLADRVDKRRLLTWIQAAACAQAVVLGVLDLSGIAALWHVYVLCFTLGVTAALEVPTRQSFVAEMVGRDQVANAVALNSSIFNMARIVGPAIAGFAITWIGTGWLFIANALSTVAVIIGLILMNPDKLFRVAAVPREKGQLAEGLRYVRRRSDLVTVMVLVLFVSTFGITYFSSLPIVAANVFHTAADGYGLLSTLVAVGTFTGAVMSARRGTKGRPRVRLMLVSAFFLGVFELVTAFMPTYLTFGIGLIPLGFATMTFLNTANALVQTSVSPEMRGRVMGLYVLVLIGGNPIGGPMVGWMADAFGGRSPFYIGGAVSAVAAVVCAVVLIRRGGISWPVQRRFGLRVLKRERV; encoded by the coding sequence ATGTTCGCGTCGCTGCGGGTGCGCAACTACCGGCTGTTCTTCACCGGCCAGGTGATCTCGAACATCGGCACCTGGATGCAGCGCATCGCCCAGGACTGGCTGGTGTTCACCCTCAGCGGCAACAACCCGATCGCGCTCGGCGTCGCGGTCGCGCTGCAGTTCGCGCCGACGCTGTTCCTTTCGCTGTGGGCGGGCGTGCTCGCCGACCGGGTCGACAAGCGGCGCCTGCTGACCTGGATCCAGGCGGCGGCCTGTGCGCAGGCGGTCGTGCTCGGCGTCCTCGACCTCAGCGGGATCGCCGCGCTGTGGCACGTCTACGTCCTGTGCTTCACCCTCGGCGTGACGGCCGCGCTGGAAGTCCCGACGCGGCAGTCGTTCGTCGCCGAGATGGTGGGCCGCGACCAGGTGGCGAACGCCGTCGCGCTGAACTCGTCGATCTTCAACATGGCCCGGATCGTCGGCCCGGCGATCGCGGGGTTCGCGATCACCTGGATCGGCACGGGCTGGCTGTTCATCGCGAACGCGCTGAGCACGGTCGCGGTGATCATCGGGCTGATCCTGATGAACCCGGACAAGCTGTTCCGCGTGGCAGCGGTGCCGCGCGAGAAGGGCCAGCTGGCGGAGGGCCTGCGCTACGTCCGGCGGCGCTCCGACCTGGTCACCGTGATGGTGCTGGTGCTGTTCGTGAGCACGTTCGGCATCACGTACTTCAGCTCACTGCCGATCGTCGCGGCGAACGTGTTCCACACGGCGGCCGACGGCTACGGGCTGCTGTCGACGCTGGTCGCGGTGGGCACGTTCACGGGCGCGGTGATGTCCGCCCGCCGCGGCACGAAGGGCAGGCCGCGGGTGCGGCTGATGCTCGTGTCGGCGTTCTTCCTGGGCGTGTTCGAGCTGGTCACGGCGTTCATGCCGACGTACCTGACGTTCGGCATCGGCCTGATCCCGCTCGGCTTCGCGACGATGACGTTCCTGAACACGGCCAACGCGCTGGTGCAGACGTCGGTGAGCCCGGAGATGCGGGGCCGGGTGATGGGCCTGTACGTGCTCGTCCTGATCGGCGGCAACCCGATCGGCGGCCCGATGGTGGGCTGGATGGCCGACGCGTTCGGCGGACGGTCTCCGTTCTACATCGGCGGCGCGGTTTCGGCGGTGGCCGCCGTGGTGTGCGCGGTGGTGCTCATCCGGCGGGGCGGGATTTCGTGGCCGGTGCAGCGGCGGTTCGGGCTGCGGGTGCTGAAGCGGGAGAGGGTTTAG
- a CDS encoding sacsin N-terminal ATP-binding-like domain-containing protein, translated as MGSEPSGADPFGTALLRDSTLRSWRDSPTRLLEDTNVERDLRVGAYRDRLFVELAQNAADAAMAAGTPGCVRVSLVDRELRFANTGAPLDARGVASLASLRASGKTGDTVGRFGVGFAAVRTVSDAPSVVSTTGGVAFSAERTRAAAGIQGDVPVLRLPWPVDADVPPGFDTEVRLPLRDDVDGRALVDQLAGDIGDLLLALPWLAEADIEGRVWTRRAEGDVVEIRGPEGESRWLAHRGDVVWAVPVDADGVPEPLQEDVLHAPTPTDDGLSLPARLLAPVPVEPSRRRALPGPELTQALENAANEYVKLVRLLPPEHRFALVPAPGFPKSTVDAKLRDEVLADLATEPWLSTQDGREVAGRQAKVLDVDVPGLSALIADVVPGLLEGSASASVLKAVSVQVVSIEEVLETLTGVAREPSWWRDVYAALSIGVESHTLAGERLDGLPVPLSDGRTLPGARGCLLVEGSAELLDLLSDVDIPGLRLVHPAASHPLLERLGAKHADARELLNADQLRDAVERSVEDVRSGLDGTTLAGAVLRLIADCGDDAPRWAGALALPATDTWRRADELVLPASPLLDIFDEEVFDEDGALDVLDEDFAGDWPAETLVAAGVLDSFALVVDDEPHEPDHDLPDEEAWWDSLPEPPSTLVAVRDLDLVADDAWPAALRLLAARPETWHALRTPRGHARWWIAQYALLGGLAPNEWRLPGADLAGLYDEVPELGLNEELLEVAGVRTDLTLSSVDEADDVLKRLADPRRTVSPGLTTRAYDAVVASGFEPEPPDAVRAADGSVVDDALVLDVPWVAGALEPDRYVVAPEDPERLADLLDLPLASTTPAEVTSEGEYAPWDGLPALKLVADQLGIRLPEGGVLVHDPLTVRVEGAVHDVPWWSDDRLHAADTSAGLARAFAWAAGRWPDRYLIAALLDDPSPRTLLA; from the coding sequence GTGGGCTCTGAACCCTCCGGGGCCGACCCCTTCGGTACCGCGCTGCTTCGCGACTCCACCCTGCGCTCCTGGCGGGACTCGCCCACCCGGCTGCTCGAGGACACCAACGTCGAGCGCGACCTGCGTGTCGGCGCCTACCGGGATCGGCTCTTCGTCGAACTCGCGCAGAACGCCGCCGATGCCGCCATGGCCGCCGGGACACCCGGGTGTGTCCGGGTGTCCCTTGTGGACCGTGAACTCCGCTTTGCCAACACCGGCGCGCCGCTCGACGCGCGTGGTGTTGCCTCGCTCGCGTCGCTTCGGGCTTCCGGGAAGACCGGCGACACCGTCGGGCGCTTCGGTGTCGGCTTCGCCGCCGTCCGCACCGTTTCCGACGCTCCCAGTGTCGTCTCCACCACCGGCGGTGTCGCCTTCTCCGCCGAACGCACCCGCGCCGCCGCCGGGATTCAGGGCGATGTGCCCGTCCTTCGGCTGCCGTGGCCCGTCGACGCCGACGTTCCTCCCGGCTTCGACACCGAGGTCCGCCTGCCGCTTCGGGACGACGTCGATGGGCGCGCGCTCGTCGATCAGCTCGCCGGCGATATCGGGGACCTGCTGCTCGCCCTTCCGTGGCTCGCCGAGGCCGACATCGAAGGTCGCGTTTGGACACGGCGAGCCGAAGGTGACGTCGTCGAAATCCGGGGCCCCGAAGGGGAAAGCCGCTGGCTGGCTCACCGTGGCGACGTCGTGTGGGCCGTGCCGGTCGACGCCGACGGCGTGCCCGAGCCGCTCCAGGAAGACGTCCTGCACGCGCCGACTCCCACCGACGACGGGCTGTCGCTGCCCGCTCGGCTGCTCGCGCCCGTGCCCGTCGAACCGTCGCGACGCCGGGCGCTGCCGGGCCCCGAGTTGACGCAGGCGCTGGAGAACGCGGCCAACGAGTACGTCAAGCTCGTTCGGTTGCTGCCGCCCGAACACAGGTTCGCGCTCGTGCCGGCGCCAGGTTTTCCGAAGTCCACTGTAGACGCCAAGTTGCGTGACGAAGTCCTGGCCGACCTCGCCACCGAACCATGGTTGTCCACTCAGGACGGTCGTGAAGTCGCCGGGCGGCAGGCGAAAGTCCTCGACGTGGACGTTCCAGGGCTATCCGCGTTGATCGCCGACGTCGTTCCGGGACTGCTCGAGGGATCCGCCTCCGCGAGTGTGCTGAAAGCCGTTTCAGTGCAGGTCGTCAGCATCGAAGAAGTCCTGGAAACGCTTACCGGCGTGGCTCGCGAACCGAGCTGGTGGCGCGACGTCTACGCGGCCTTGTCGATCGGCGTCGAGTCCCACACGCTCGCCGGCGAACGGCTCGACGGCCTGCCCGTCCCGCTCTCGGACGGCCGGACGCTCCCCGGTGCTCGTGGCTGCCTGCTCGTCGAAGGCTCGGCGGAGCTGCTCGACCTGCTGTCCGATGTAGATATTCCAGGGCTGCGGCTCGTGCACCCCGCCGCATCGCACCCGTTGCTGGAACGCTTGGGCGCCAAGCACGCTGACGCCCGCGAGCTGCTCAACGCCGACCAGTTGCGTGACGCCGTCGAGCGCAGCGTCGAAGACGTACGATCCGGTTTGGACGGTACGACCCTCGCCGGCGCGGTCCTCCGGCTGATCGCCGACTGCGGGGACGACGCGCCGCGCTGGGCCGGCGCCCTCGCCCTGCCCGCCACCGACACGTGGCGACGCGCCGACGAGCTGGTGCTTCCGGCGTCGCCGCTGCTGGACATCTTCGACGAAGAGGTCTTCGACGAGGACGGCGCGCTCGACGTCCTCGACGAGGACTTCGCCGGGGACTGGCCGGCCGAAACCCTGGTGGCCGCCGGCGTCCTCGACTCCTTCGCGCTGGTCGTCGACGACGAACCGCACGAGCCGGACCACGACCTGCCCGATGAGGAAGCCTGGTGGGACTCGCTGCCGGAACCACCGTCGACGCTCGTGGCCGTCCGTGACCTGGACCTCGTCGCCGACGACGCGTGGCCCGCCGCGCTGCGGCTGCTCGCCGCCCGGCCGGAGACCTGGCACGCCCTGCGCACGCCCCGAGGCCATGCGCGCTGGTGGATCGCGCAGTACGCGCTGCTCGGCGGCCTCGCGCCGAACGAGTGGCGGCTGCCCGGAGCCGACCTGGCCGGGCTCTACGACGAGGTCCCCGAACTCGGCCTGAACGAAGAACTCCTCGAAGTCGCGGGCGTGCGGACCGACCTCACGCTGTCCAGCGTGGACGAAGCCGACGACGTGCTCAAGCGGCTCGCCGACCCCCGGCGCACCGTCTCACCGGGACTGACCACGCGCGCCTACGACGCTGTCGTCGCGTCCGGGTTCGAACCCGAGCCGCCGGACGCCGTCCGCGCCGCCGACGGGTCCGTCGTGGACGACGCGCTGGTGCTCGACGTGCCGTGGGTGGCCGGGGCGCTCGAACCGGACCGGTACGTGGTCGCTCCCGAGGACCCCGAGCGGCTCGCGGACCTGCTCGACCTGCCGCTCGCGAGCACCACGCCCGCCGAGGTGACCAGCGAAGGCGAGTACGCGCCGTGGGACGGCCTGCCCGCGCTGAAGCTCGTCGCGGACCAGCTCGGCATCCGGCTCCCGGAGGGCGGCGTGCTGGTCCATGATCCACTGACCGTGCGCGTCGAAGGCGCCGTGCACGACGTCCCGTGGTGGTCCGACGACCGGCTGCATGCGGCCGACACCTCGGCAGGCCTCGCCCGCGCGTTCGCCTGGGCCGCCGGACGCTGGCCCGACCGGTACCTCATCGCGGCGCTGCTCGACGACCCCTCGCCGCGGACGTTGCTGGCCTAA
- a CDS encoding DUF2530 domain-containing protein, translated as MRHTPELPKRLTDLTPVVIVGTSAWAVALVVLFFTTSGLWVQTALSGFVLGFIGMAIIGWQRAAARRGSKSAQRL; from the coding sequence TTGCGGCACACGCCGGAGCTGCCCAAGAGGCTGACCGACCTGACGCCGGTGGTGATCGTAGGCACCTCGGCCTGGGCTGTCGCGCTGGTGGTGCTCTTCTTCACGACTTCGGGGCTGTGGGTGCAGACGGCGCTGTCCGGGTTCGTGCTCGGGTTCATCGGCATGGCGATCATCGGCTGGCAACGTGCCGCCGCCCGCCGCGGCTCGAAGTCCGCGCAGCGCCTTTAG
- a CDS encoding NCS2 family permease produces MAEQETTRTGTSTLDRFFKITERGSTVPRELRGGLVTFVTMAYIVVLNPLIIGSFSAGDAGAHKDLLGGILPVPQVAAVTALVAGVMTILMGLVANYPFAIATGLGINSLVAVTIAPQMTWPEAMGLVVIEGVIIVLLVLTGFRTAVFRAVPAALKSAIAVGIGVFICLIGLVDAGFVRRLPDAAHTTVPVGLGINGSIASWPTAVFVVGLLVTGILVVRKVKGAILIGVLSSTVLAIIVEAIVKAGPSQGTNPKGWNLGYPALPDQVVGLPNLSLVGDVSFGAWTRLPIITVVLLVFTLVLADFFDAMGTMTGLAKEADLLPADGQLPNVGKALFVEGLAGAAGGFGSASSNTVFVESASGIAEGARTGLANIVTGLLFIAAMFLTPLYQVVPVEAAAPALVVVGAMLMSQVRDIDFTDFSIALPAFLTIVVMPFTYSIANGIGAGFVSYVVIRAATGKARQVHPLMWVIAVAFVAYFAVGPLQAAFR; encoded by the coding sequence ATGGCGGAGCAGGAGACGACCCGCACCGGGACGTCCACACTGGACCGGTTCTTCAAGATCACCGAACGGGGTTCGACCGTGCCGCGCGAACTGCGCGGCGGCCTGGTCACCTTCGTCACGATGGCCTACATCGTGGTGCTGAACCCGCTGATCATCGGCAGTTTCTCGGCCGGCGACGCGGGCGCGCACAAGGACCTCCTCGGCGGCATCCTGCCCGTACCGCAGGTCGCCGCGGTGACGGCGCTGGTCGCCGGGGTGATGACCATCCTCATGGGCCTGGTCGCGAACTACCCGTTCGCCATCGCCACGGGTTTGGGCATCAACAGCCTGGTCGCGGTCACCATCGCGCCGCAGATGACCTGGCCGGAGGCGATGGGCCTGGTCGTCATCGAGGGCGTGATCATCGTCCTGCTCGTGCTCACCGGGTTCCGCACCGCGGTGTTCCGGGCCGTGCCCGCCGCGCTGAAGTCGGCGATCGCGGTCGGCATCGGCGTGTTCATCTGCCTGATCGGCCTGGTCGACGCCGGGTTCGTGCGCCGGCTGCCGGACGCCGCGCACACGACCGTGCCGGTGGGCCTGGGCATCAACGGCTCGATCGCCTCCTGGCCGACCGCGGTGTTCGTCGTCGGCCTGCTGGTCACCGGCATCCTCGTCGTCCGCAAGGTCAAGGGCGCGATCCTGATCGGCGTGCTGTCCTCGACGGTGCTCGCGATCATCGTCGAAGCGATCGTCAAGGCCGGGCCGTCGCAGGGCACGAACCCGAAGGGCTGGAACCTCGGTTACCCGGCGCTGCCGGACCAGGTCGTCGGCCTGCCGAACCTCTCCCTGGTCGGCGACGTCTCGTTCGGCGCCTGGACGCGGCTGCCGATCATCACCGTCGTGCTGCTGGTGTTCACGCTGGTGCTCGCCGACTTCTTCGACGCGATGGGCACCATGACCGGGCTCGCGAAGGAAGCCGACCTGCTGCCGGCCGACGGCCAGCTGCCCAACGTCGGCAAGGCGCTGTTCGTCGAGGGTCTCGCGGGCGCGGCCGGCGGGTTCGGCTCGGCCAGCTCGAACACCGTGTTCGTCGAGTCCGCGTCCGGCATCGCCGAGGGCGCCCGGACCGGCCTGGCCAACATCGTGACCGGCCTGCTGTTCATCGCCGCGATGTTCCTGACCCCGCTGTACCAGGTCGTGCCGGTCGAGGCGGCCGCGCCGGCGCTGGTCGTCGTCGGCGCGATGCTGATGTCGCAGGTCCGCGACATCGACTTCACCGACTTCTCGATCGCGCTGCCGGCGTTCCTGACGATCGTCGTCATGCCGTTCACGTACTCGATCGCCAACGGCATCGGCGCCGGGTTCGTCAGCTACGTCGTGATCCGCGCGGCCACGGGCAAGGCCCGCCAAGTGCACCCGCTCATGTGGGTGATCGCCGTGGCGTTCGTGGCCTACTTCGCGGTCGGTCCGCTCCAGGCGGCGTTCCGGTGA